From Pseudoalteromonas viridis, the proteins below share one genomic window:
- a CDS encoding S-(hydroxymethyl)glutathione dehydrogenase/class III alcohol dehydrogenase, with product MMAEFIKSRAAIAWGPGQPLSIEEVDVMMPKAGEVLVKIVATGVCHTDAFTLSGDDPEGVFPAILGHEGGGIVEAVGEGVTSVAIGDHVIPLYTPECGECKFCTSGKTNLCQKIRTTQGKGVMPDGTTRFYKDGEPIYHYMGTSTFSEYTVLPEISLAKVNKEAPLEEICLLGCGVTTGMGAVMNTAKVQPGDTVAIFGLGGIGLSAVIGAVMAGASRIIGVDINTDKYPLAQKLGATDVINPNDYDKPIQEVIVEMTDGGVDFSFECIGNVNVMRSALECCHKGWGESVIIGVAGAGQEISTRPFQLVTGRVWRGTAFGGVKGRSELPEIVERYLAGEFKLDDFITHTMSLDDINEAFELMHQGKSIRSVIHF from the coding sequence ATAATGGCTGAATTTATTAAATCACGGGCGGCAATTGCCTGGGGACCGGGACAACCGCTCAGTATTGAAGAAGTGGATGTTATGATGCCTAAAGCAGGCGAAGTACTGGTTAAAATTGTTGCCACCGGCGTGTGTCATACAGACGCATTCACCTTGTCGGGCGATGATCCTGAGGGCGTATTCCCGGCCATTTTAGGTCACGAAGGCGGCGGTATTGTTGAAGCTGTGGGCGAAGGTGTCACCAGTGTTGCCATCGGTGATCATGTGATCCCACTTTATACGCCTGAGTGTGGTGAGTGTAAATTCTGTACTTCTGGTAAAACGAATTTATGCCAGAAGATCCGTACCACTCAGGGCAAAGGAGTGATGCCGGACGGCACTACCCGTTTTTATAAAGACGGTGAGCCAATTTACCACTACATGGGCACCTCAACTTTCTCTGAATATACCGTGTTGCCTGAAATTTCTCTGGCCAAAGTCAATAAAGAAGCCCCGCTTGAAGAGATCTGTCTGCTGGGTTGTGGCGTTACCACCGGCATGGGCGCGGTAATGAATACTGCCAAAGTGCAACCCGGTGATACCGTTGCTATTTTCGGTTTAGGCGGCATTGGCTTGTCGGCGGTGATCGGTGCGGTTATGGCAGGTGCCAGCCGGATCATCGGCGTGGATATCAACACAGACAAATACCCGCTGGCACAAAAGCTTGGCGCAACCGATGTCATCAACCCAAATGACTACGACAAGCCCATTCAGGAGGTGATTGTCGAGATGACCGACGGTGGCGTTGACTTTTCATTTGAATGTATTGGTAACGTCAATGTGATGCGCAGCGCCTTAGAATGTTGCCATAAAGGCTGGGGCGAATCCGTGATAATCGGTGTTGCCGGTGCCGGTCAGGAAATTTCTACTCGTCCTTTCCAACTGGTAACGGGGCGTGTCTGGCGTGGCACTGCATTTGGCGGAGTGAAAGGTCGCTCTGAGCTGCCAGAAATCGTCGAGCGCTATCTGGCGGGTGAGTTTAAACTGGATGACTTCATTACCCATACTATGTCGCTGGATGATATCAACGAAGCGTTTGAGCTGATGCATCAGGGCAAGAGCATTCGTTCAGTAATCCATTTCTGA
- the fghA gene encoding S-formylglutathione hydrolase yields MELVSENKVAGGWHRRYRHRSQHTHCDMTFAIFLPEQANSDQPVPVLYWLSGLTCTDENFMQKAGAFKRANELGIAIVAPDTSPRGHDVADDPDESYDFGLGAGFYVNATQPPYDKHYQMYSYVSEELPALIEQHFPVSTKRAIAGHSMGGHGALVVGLKNPTRYHSISAFSPIANPIDCPWGKKAFTGYLGEDQALWQAYDACHLLRNSQDDLRVPIRVDQGEADQFLAEQLKPEALAKAAQASDYPLALTMHPGYDHSYFFISSFIDAHLDFHAQHIK; encoded by the coding sequence ATGGAATTAGTGAGCGAAAATAAAGTCGCCGGTGGCTGGCATCGACGTTACCGTCATCGAAGTCAGCATACTCACTGTGATATGACCTTTGCTATCTTCTTGCCTGAGCAGGCAAATAGCGACCAGCCAGTACCTGTGCTGTACTGGCTGTCGGGATTAACCTGCACTGATGAGAACTTTATGCAAAAGGCTGGCGCGTTTAAACGAGCTAACGAATTGGGCATCGCCATTGTGGCACCGGATACATCACCGCGTGGTCATGACGTGGCCGATGATCCGGACGAAAGCTATGACTTTGGTCTGGGGGCAGGCTTCTATGTCAATGCCACACAGCCGCCATATGATAAACACTATCAGATGTACAGCTATGTCAGCGAAGAGCTGCCAGCCTTAATCGAGCAGCATTTCCCGGTATCCACGAAGCGTGCCATTGCCGGGCATTCGATGGGCGGCCATGGTGCGCTGGTGGTAGGGCTGAAAAACCCAACCCGTTATCACAGTATCTCGGCATTCAGCCCCATTGCTAATCCTATTGATTGCCCCTGGGGTAAAAAGGCCTTTACGGGCTATCTTGGTGAAGATCAAGCACTCTGGCAAGCTTACGATGCCTGCCATTTGCTGAGAAATAGCCAGGACGACCTGCGCGTGCCCATTCGGGTTGATCAGGGCGAAGCTGATCAGTTCCTTGCCGAACAGCTCAAGCCAGAAGCCTTAGCTAAAGCAGCTCAGGCTTCGGACTATCCGCTTGCACTGACTATGCACCCGGGATATGACCATAGTTACTTCTTTATTTCCTCGTTTATCGACGCGCACCTGGATTTCCACGCGCAGCATATAAAGTAA
- a CDS encoding lipoprotein-releasing ABC transporter permease subunit — protein MLSVFISNRLRASKHQAGLIGFLSKSSTLGVMLGVAVLIVALSVINGFEQQLKTRLLSVVPHVAYQAPYEPISSWPDKVSLLEAQPGIVAAAPEISVTAMVQFRGELKAAQVKGVDFLSHHKVSDVGQFINEAELASLSDDDIVLGRHIAAELGLERGDKLTLLVANPQADSPLAAPKRLNFVLAGVIDMGGPIDRSLALVSVKRLQLAMGLAEDQVTGLRAKVEDVFAAHQIAMTAGRALPDLVYVNSWFRTQGSLYQDIQMVRTIVYLVVFLIIAVASFNIVSSMVMEVKEKQADIAILKTMGAKDSTIFATFAIQGVSYALIGALVGLFIGILLALNISDLFRAWVELEGDNPLQGVYFIEFLPSQLHWVDVAAVLSITLVIAVLSCLYPAWQAVKVDPARVLGG, from the coding sequence ATGCTGAGTGTGTTTATCAGTAACCGGTTACGCGCATCCAAGCATCAGGCGGGGTTGATCGGATTTTTGAGTAAGTCGTCAACGCTGGGCGTGATGCTGGGAGTCGCAGTGTTGATCGTGGCTTTGTCTGTAATAAACGGGTTTGAACAGCAGCTGAAAACCCGTTTATTGTCTGTGGTCCCGCATGTTGCTTATCAGGCGCCTTATGAGCCTATTTCCAGCTGGCCAGACAAAGTATCGCTGCTGGAGGCGCAACCTGGCATAGTGGCGGCGGCACCTGAAATATCGGTGACAGCCATGGTTCAGTTTCGCGGTGAGCTCAAGGCGGCGCAGGTAAAAGGCGTTGATTTCCTCTCTCATCACAAAGTGTCGGATGTAGGGCAGTTTATAAACGAAGCTGAGTTAGCCTCTTTGTCTGACGATGATATCGTGCTGGGCCGTCATATTGCGGCTGAGCTGGGGTTAGAGCGTGGTGATAAACTCACTCTTTTGGTGGCAAATCCGCAGGCGGATTCTCCACTGGCGGCGCCCAAACGACTGAACTTTGTATTGGCGGGTGTCATTGATATGGGCGGGCCAATCGACCGTTCTTTGGCTTTAGTATCAGTGAAAAGACTTCAGCTGGCGATGGGTCTGGCCGAAGATCAGGTAACCGGACTGCGCGCCAAAGTTGAGGATGTGTTTGCTGCGCATCAGATTGCCATGACAGCGGGCAGGGCACTGCCCGATCTGGTCTATGTCAACAGCTGGTTTCGCACTCAGGGCAGCCTTTATCAGGACATTCAGATGGTCAGAACCATTGTCTATCTGGTGGTCTTTTTGATCATTGCCGTGGCCAGCTTTAATATCGTGTCGTCCATGGTGATGGAAGTAAAGGAAAAGCAGGCCGATATCGCGATTTTAAAGACCATGGGGGCAAAAGACAGTACCATTTTTGCCACTTTTGCCATCCAGGGCGTGAGCTATGCGCTCATTGGTGCTCTGGTGGGCTTGTTTATTGGCATTTTGCTGGCGCTGAATATTTCTGATTTGTTTCGCGCCTGGGTTGAGCTGGAAGGAGATAACCCGTTGCAGGGCGTTTACTTTATCGAGTTTTTACCCAGCCAGCTACATTGGGTAGACGTAGCGGCGGTACTATCAATTACCTTAGTGATTGCCGTATTGTCTTGCCTGTATCCAGCCTGGCAGGCCGTAAAGGTCGACCCCGCCAGAGTCCTCGGAGGCTAA
- a CDS encoding LysR family transcriptional regulator, with product MDRWSGLDEFVAVATCGSFTGAAQQLDTSVAQVSRRVKTLESELGYQLLTRTTRNLALTPEGQIFLGHARLLQHAYEDATAALRQRDSEPTGKIRLTAPVMYGEQYIMPLVHQFMCRFPSVTIDMELTNAQLDLVEQGVDLAIRIGQLKDSSLHAKRLSQRRTLVCVSPEYLQQHGPITSIRDLAGQNCLLGNAQYWRFMDHGVERHVKVTGTLRCNSGWALLDAAKQGLGVVQLPHYYLQDAIECKELVTVLDDFTPEEEGIWAVYPPRKYLSTAIRALIDFLAKSL from the coding sequence ATGGACAGATGGTCAGGTTTAGATGAGTTTGTCGCGGTGGCGACGTGTGGTTCTTTTACCGGTGCGGCGCAGCAGTTAGATACGTCGGTGGCGCAGGTGAGCCGCCGGGTTAAAACCTTAGAATCGGAGCTTGGCTATCAGCTACTGACCCGGACCACGCGCAATCTGGCACTGACACCTGAAGGTCAGATATTCCTGGGTCACGCCCGGTTGCTGCAACATGCCTACGAAGACGCCACCGCAGCACTGCGACAAAGAGACAGTGAACCCACGGGCAAAATCAGGCTGACGGCACCGGTGATGTATGGCGAGCAGTACATTATGCCGCTGGTACATCAGTTTATGTGTCGTTTTCCCTCCGTCACCATCGATATGGAACTGACTAACGCACAGCTGGATCTTGTGGAGCAGGGGGTGGACTTGGCTATCCGAATTGGTCAGCTCAAAGACTCGTCGCTGCACGCAAAGCGCCTGTCTCAAAGGCGTACACTGGTCTGTGTGTCACCTGAGTATCTCCAGCAACACGGTCCTATCACTTCCATCAGAGATCTGGCCGGGCAGAATTGTTTGCTCGGTAATGCGCAATATTGGCGTTTTATGGACCACGGTGTAGAGCGGCATGTAAAAGTAACGGGCACGCTGCGGTGTAACAGTGGCTGGGCGCTGCTTGATGCCGCAAAACAGGGTTTAGGGGTGGTACAGTTGCCACATTATTATCTGCAAGATGCGATTGAGTGCAAAGAGTTGGTGACTGTGCTGGATGATTTTACACCCGAAGAGGAGGGGATCTGGGCGGTTTACCCACCCAGAAAATACCTGTCGACTGCCATCCGTGCGCTGATAGACTTTCTGGCAAAGTCGCTTTAA
- a CDS encoding SulP family inorganic anion transporter, with amino-acid sequence MFSLSRFKHMNFKGDLFGGVTTAIISLPLALAFGVASGAGAEAGMWGAILVGLFAALFGGSTSLISEPTGPMTVIMTAVLTTMVSKYPEAGPAMAFTVVMMAGAFQVLLGTLKLGKYVTLMPYSVVSGFMSGIGVILIILQLAPLLGHQAPPGGVPGTLSAFPELFLNLHFSELFLGILTLAVLFYMPKKYRQYVPAQLVALVVVTLISIVLFDTDSIRRIGEIPSGLPEIVWPTFTPELFTEMVIDALVLGTLGCIDTLLTAVIGDSLTRTEHDSDKELRGQGVANMIAGFFGALPGAGATMGTVVNIQVGARSPLAGIFRALILMAVVFVAGSLTEPIPMAVLAGIAVYVGINILDWSFIQRAHKLSISQMAIMYGVMLLTVFVDLMVAVGLGVFISNIMVIERLSRVQEQHVKAISDGDADEDVPLSTHERALLEQAKGQLLFFYLSGPMIFSVSKAITRQHRHIGEYKSMVLDLSDVAMLDVTVSLAIENAISDALDANCQVFIYSPNKDTSEQLQKFDIRSKLGDHAFCKSREQALTRALESMEANSIQA; translated from the coding sequence ATGTTTTCGTTATCAAGATTTAAACATATGAATTTCAAGGGAGATTTGTTCGGTGGTGTGACCACTGCAATCATTTCCCTACCACTCGCCCTCGCCTTTGGCGTGGCATCCGGAGCCGGAGCTGAAGCCGGCATGTGGGGCGCAATTCTCGTTGGCCTCTTCGCTGCCTTGTTTGGCGGCTCAACCTCCCTGATCTCCGAGCCAACTGGCCCGATGACGGTCATTATGACAGCAGTGCTGACCACTATGGTGTCCAAATACCCCGAAGCCGGACCAGCAATGGCATTCACTGTGGTAATGATGGCCGGGGCATTCCAGGTTTTACTCGGCACCCTCAAGCTCGGTAAGTATGTAACCCTGATGCCCTATAGTGTGGTTTCCGGGTTTATGTCCGGCATTGGCGTCATACTGATCATTCTGCAGCTGGCGCCACTGCTTGGCCACCAAGCCCCGCCAGGCGGCGTTCCAGGTACCTTATCCGCTTTCCCCGAGTTATTCCTTAATCTACATTTCTCTGAACTCTTTTTAGGTATTCTAACCCTGGCGGTGTTGTTCTATATGCCTAAGAAGTATCGCCAGTACGTTCCCGCTCAGCTGGTTGCTCTGGTGGTGGTAACCCTGATCTCTATTGTACTTTTCGATACCGATAGCATTCGTCGTATTGGCGAGATCCCAAGCGGTTTACCCGAAATAGTCTGGCCGACTTTTACACCCGAACTGTTTACTGAAATGGTGATCGACGCGCTAGTATTGGGCACATTGGGCTGTATTGATACCTTGCTTACTGCGGTTATCGGAGACAGTTTGACCCGTACCGAACATGACTCTGACAAAGAGCTGCGTGGTCAGGGTGTGGCCAATATGATTGCCGGTTTCTTTGGTGCCCTGCCGGGCGCCGGAGCCACCATGGGCACAGTGGTAAATATTCAGGTAGGCGCGCGCTCTCCGCTTGCAGGGATTTTCCGGGCACTGATCCTGATGGCTGTGGTGTTTGTCGCGGGTAGCCTGACAGAACCCATTCCCATGGCGGTGCTTGCCGGTATCGCTGTTTATGTCGGGATCAATATCCTCGACTGGAGCTTTATTCAGCGTGCGCACAAACTCAGCATCAGCCAGATGGCCATTATGTATGGTGTGATGTTACTAACCGTGTTTGTTGATCTCATGGTTGCGGTGGGTCTGGGTGTATTTATTTCCAATATTATGGTGATAGAGCGCCTGAGCCGAGTTCAGGAACAGCATGTAAAAGCCATCAGCGATGGTGATGCCGATGAAGATGTGCCGTTATCAACACACGAGCGCGCCCTGCTGGAACAGGCCAAAGGTCAGCTTTTATTCTTTTACCTGTCGGGCCCGATGATCTTCAGTGTATCAAAAGCCATAACCCGCCAGCACCGCCATATCGGTGAGTACAAGAGTATGGTACTGGATCTAAGCGATGTGGCTATGCTCGATGTGACCGTCAGTCTGGCCATTGAAAATGCCATCAGCGACGCACTGGATGCCAACTGTCAGGTATTTATTTACTCGCCAAATAAAGACACCAGTGAGCAACTACAGAAATTTGATATTCGCAGCAAGCTGGGGGATCATGCATTCTGTAAAAGCCGGGAACAGGCCTTGACCAGAGCGCTGGAATCGATGGAGGCAAATAGCATCCAGGCTTAA
- a CDS encoding beta-ketoacyl synthase — protein sequence MTALPIIVGMGGVNAAGRTSFHQGYRRIVLDSLDDAARQETFLGLATLMNLVSLQGSDLVTAHGDIIQPDQIEARFGQQIIEGTLIRKIEKTHFDVDATHWQQKLTMQANDSTGLTFTCRKRDLPTPVPSSWQIEMLDEKTAQVVIPEQLEVKVDSYRDNSIKAAGQLPTGFDPSVMYNSRYQPRGLQATIFAATDAIRSTGLDWQSVMNSVEPDQIGTYSASVVGQVNDEGLGGLIRSRMKGERVSTKQLALGLNTMSTDFINAYVTGSVGTTFSTSGACATFLYNLRAAVNDIQAGRTRVAVVASVECALTPEVIEGFGNMGALANEEGLRKLDNTDEVDYRRTSRPFGENCGFTIGEGAQVAILMDDKLALELGADIMGSVADVYVNADGVKKSITAPGPGNYITMAKSVALAEQIAGTEALQQRSFILAHGSSTPQNRVTESFIYHRIAETFAIEGWKVAAPKAFVGHTIGPASGDQLAMALGIFSHQIMPGVTTIDAVAEDVYDQHLDIRTHHYHCGKMDIAFINSKGFGGNNATATVLSPEMTLKMLSKRYDEAEFAKHSDKLAETKQQQARYQQAADLGQYELIYRFGDGMIDEAELQLSKESLGIPGFDKAVKLTVNNRYGDLAD from the coding sequence ATGACAGCATTACCAATTATCGTAGGTATGGGTGGCGTGAATGCAGCCGGCAGAACCTCGTTCCACCAGGGCTATCGTCGCATTGTGTTAGACAGCCTGGATGATGCTGCAAGACAGGAAACTTTTCTCGGCCTGGCCACTTTGATGAACCTCGTTTCATTGCAGGGCTCAGATCTGGTCACAGCTCATGGAGACATCATTCAGCCAGATCAAATTGAGGCGCGCTTTGGTCAGCAGATCATCGAAGGCACCTTGATCCGCAAAATCGAAAAAACTCATTTTGACGTCGATGCAACGCATTGGCAACAGAAGCTGACTATGCAGGCCAACGACAGCACAGGTCTGACTTTTACCTGTCGCAAGCGCGACTTGCCAACACCGGTTCCATCAAGTTGGCAAATTGAAATGCTAGATGAGAAAACAGCGCAGGTGGTGATCCCTGAACAACTCGAAGTGAAAGTCGACAGTTACAGAGACAATTCAATTAAAGCAGCAGGTCAGCTGCCAACGGGTTTTGACCCATCGGTAATGTACAATAGTCGTTATCAGCCAAGAGGTCTGCAGGCGACGATTTTTGCTGCGACCGATGCCATTCGTTCAACCGGTCTTGACTGGCAGAGCGTGATGAACAGTGTTGAACCGGATCAAATCGGCACCTATTCGGCTTCCGTGGTTGGTCAGGTTAATGACGAAGGCTTGGGTGGTCTTATCCGCAGCCGGATGAAAGGGGAGCGGGTTAGCACCAAACAATTGGCATTGGGCCTCAATACCATGTCAACAGATTTCATTAATGCTTACGTGACAGGCAGTGTGGGCACGACTTTCTCAACCTCAGGTGCTTGTGCGACCTTTTTGTACAATCTGCGTGCGGCAGTCAATGATATTCAGGCGGGTCGTACCCGGGTTGCCGTGGTGGCTAGCGTCGAGTGTGCGTTAACCCCAGAGGTGATAGAAGGCTTTGGCAATATGGGGGCGCTGGCCAATGAAGAAGGCCTGCGTAAGCTGGATAACACGGATGAGGTTGACTATCGCCGCACCAGTCGTCCATTTGGCGAAAACTGCGGCTTTACCATCGGTGAGGGCGCTCAGGTTGCTATTCTGATGGATGATAAGTTAGCGCTGGAGCTGGGGGCTGATATTATGGGCTCAGTGGCAGACGTGTACGTCAATGCTGATGGGGTTAAAAAGTCTATTACAGCACCTGGGCCGGGCAACTATATTACCATGGCTAAGTCTGTCGCACTCGCCGAACAAATTGCAGGGACAGAAGCTTTACAGCAGCGCAGCTTTATTCTGGCGCATGGTTCAAGCACACCACAAAACCGGGTGACAGAGTCGTTTATTTATCATCGCATTGCAGAGACCTTTGCAATTGAAGGCTGGAAAGTGGCTGCGCCTAAGGCGTTTGTTGGTCATACCATTGGCCCGGCATCCGGTGATCAGCTAGCAATGGCGCTGGGTATTTTTAGCCACCAGATCATGCCGGGCGTGACGACCATAGATGCGGTTGCCGAGGATGTTTATGATCAACATCTGGACATTCGTACGCACCATTATCACTGTGGAAAAATGGATATTGCTTTTATTAACTCCAAAGGGTTTGGTGGCAACAATGCAACCGCGACCGTGCTTTCACCAGAGATGACTTTGAAGATGTTATCCAAACGCTACGATGAAGCCGAGTTTGCCAAGCACAGCGATAAGCTGGCAGAAACTAAGCAACAGCAAGCACGCTATCAGCAGGCTGCTGACTTAGGTCAGTACGAGCTTATCTACCGATTTGGTGATGGCATGATTGATGAAGCTGAGTTGCAGTTGAGTAAGGAGTCACTGGGCATTCCGGGCTTCGACAAGGCAGTCAAGCTGACCGTCAATAACCGTTATGGCGATCTGGCTGATTAG
- the lolD gene encoding lipoprotein-releasing ABC transporter ATP-binding protein LolD: MSDLVIECQGLNKAYDEAGQQVEVLKGVDLRLAQGDMLAIVGSSGSGKSTLLHILGTLDTASSGSVHIKGTDVASLSRRKQADFRNQNLGFIYQFHHLLMDFTALENVAMPLLISGQSPKAAHAQAEEMLGKVGLAHRGGHRPSELSGGERQRVAIARALVTRPSLVLADEPTGNLDKQNALKIYALLKELNRDLKTSFVVVTHDLELAAKLGRAVALDDGVLVEQALHSEA, from the coding sequence ATGAGTGATTTAGTAATTGAATGTCAGGGTCTGAATAAGGCCTATGATGAAGCGGGCCAGCAGGTTGAAGTGCTGAAAGGGGTTGACCTGAGACTTGCTCAGGGAGACATGTTGGCGATTGTGGGTAGCTCAGGTTCGGGTAAAAGTACTTTGCTCCATATTCTTGGTACGCTGGATACCGCAAGCAGTGGCTCAGTGCACATTAAAGGCACCGATGTGGCCAGCTTGTCGCGTCGCAAACAAGCCGACTTTCGTAATCAAAACCTGGGCTTTATCTATCAGTTTCACCACCTGCTGATGGATTTTACGGCGCTTGAAAATGTCGCAATGCCGCTGCTGATATCGGGCCAGTCACCTAAAGCGGCGCATGCACAGGCTGAAGAGATGCTGGGCAAAGTCGGTCTGGCTCATCGCGGTGGTCATCGCCCGTCAGAGCTGTCAGGCGGGGAGCGCCAGCGAGTGGCGATAGCACGTGCTCTGGTCACACGCCCGTCACTGGTTCTGGCCGATGAACCAACCGGCAACCTGGATAAGCAAAATGCCCTGAAAATTTATGCGCTGCTTAAGGAGCTGAATCGGGATTTAAAAACCAGCTTTGTGGTGGTGACACACGATTTAGAATTGGCCGCAAAACTGGGCCGAGCCGTAGCACTGGACGACGGTGTGTTGGTCGAACAAGCATTACATAGCGAGGCTTAA
- a CDS encoding lipoprotein-releasing ABC transporter permease subunit, which translates to MFQPVSLYIGLRYSRATKGNGFVSFISFFSIAGIALGLMALITVSSVMNGFEQSLKNAMLDLIPHVQLHKSSDDKAGDASKLLTQLSALPEVKRVTPYVTSDVILQTNKDLVGVRLQGAFSGYPSALEPHIEAGSITQFREQKYQLALSRYLANQLDVRLGQKVRVIMPDISSYTPMGRVPKQRLFTVALIYNTHSEADVNLAFADGKSLQRLLKRAPGDFDISITLEDAFAVNAFKTTHAPLLSGLTYSDWHVQQGALFAAVAMEKRIMSLLLGLIVIVAVFNIVSALSMMVSEKQGEVAILQTLGLAPAAIARVFMVQGLYNGVVGTLIGTVCGYLLASNINQVLALSGLSLLGGAELPVRFDWLSLSLIVVISLVLSFLATLYPAFKAAKVLPAEVLRYE; encoded by the coding sequence ATGTTTCAGCCTGTTAGCCTTTATATAGGGCTCAGATACAGCCGTGCTACGAAAGGCAATGGGTTTGTATCTTTTATTTCGTTTTTTTCCATCGCCGGGATAGCGCTCGGATTAATGGCGCTTATTACGGTCAGCTCTGTGATGAATGGGTTTGAACAGAGCCTCAAAAATGCCATGCTCGATTTGATCCCCCATGTGCAGTTACACAAGTCGTCGGACGACAAAGCGGGTGATGCATCCAAGCTGTTAACTCAGCTGAGCGCTTTACCTGAAGTTAAACGGGTGACCCCTTATGTGACCAGTGATGTGATCCTGCAAACCAATAAGGATCTGGTGGGCGTGCGTCTGCAAGGCGCCTTCTCTGGCTATCCTTCAGCACTGGAGCCCCATATCGAAGCTGGCAGCATAACGCAGTTTCGCGAGCAGAAATATCAACTGGCTTTGAGTCGCTACCTGGCTAACCAACTGGATGTGCGGCTGGGACAAAAAGTGCGGGTGATCATGCCGGACATCAGCAGTTACACGCCGATGGGGCGGGTGCCCAAGCAGCGCCTGTTTACCGTTGCGTTAATCTACAACACCCACAGCGAAGCCGATGTAAACCTGGCATTTGCGGACGGTAAAAGCCTGCAACGCCTGTTAAAACGCGCCCCCGGCGACTTTGATATCAGCATTACGCTTGAAGATGCCTTTGCGGTGAATGCATTTAAAACCACCCATGCGCCGCTGTTATCGGGCCTGACGTATTCAGACTGGCATGTTCAGCAGGGTGCGCTATTTGCTGCGGTGGCCATGGAAAAGCGCATTATGTCTTTGCTGCTGGGGCTGATTGTGATTGTGGCTGTGTTTAACATTGTTTCGGCGTTGTCGATGATGGTCAGCGAGAAGCAAGGTGAAGTAGCCATTTTGCAAACTCTTGGGCTCGCTCCGGCTGCCATTGCACGCGTTTTTATGGTCCAGGGCTTGTACAACGGTGTGGTGGGGACGCTTATTGGCACCGTATGTGGTTATCTGCTGGCCAGTAACATCAACCAGGTGCTGGCTCTGAGTGGGTTATCTTTGCTCGGTGGGGCAGAGCTGCCAGTCAGATTCGACTGGCTGAGTTTGAGTCTGATTGTTGTAATCAGTCTGGTGTTGAGTTTTCTGGCAACATTATATCCGGCGTTTAAGGCCGCAAAAGTGCTACCTGCTGAGGTGTTAAGATATGAGTGA
- a CDS encoding GlxA family transcriptional regulator: MSADYHRIAFTLYEQMLITSVTLPVEMLRAGEAFARRHLGHEFIPLEIAWLSETGGTVHSSMGVPFSAHASFSALSEFDYIVIPSIWRNPRPVLRQNASLVANLADARREGATLIGVGTGVCFLAQSGILDGHAATTHWHYAEQFKRSYPLVALRPDYFITQSDRLYTVASLNALADVIVHFIAQFYGQEAANHVQQNFSHEVRKPYEEQRYLEGAVDRHSDEQIASIQFWLRNNCADEITFPDVATQFGMSYRTFNRRFKAATGQTAANYLQSVRVRQVTELLASTNLSIQEIALACGFNSQGQLTRVFKSTMNQTPSQYRQVVRKKLFS; this comes from the coding sequence ATGAGCGCTGATTACCACCGAATTGCCTTTACACTTTATGAGCAAATGCTGATCACCAGCGTGACACTTCCTGTAGAAATGTTGCGCGCAGGCGAAGCCTTTGCAAGGCGGCATCTTGGTCATGAATTTATCCCCCTCGAAATTGCCTGGCTCAGCGAAACGGGAGGCACGGTTCATTCATCAATGGGTGTACCATTTTCAGCACATGCCAGCTTCAGCGCGCTGAGCGAATTCGACTATATCGTCATCCCCAGTATCTGGCGTAACCCACGCCCGGTGCTGAGACAAAATGCCTCTTTGGTTGCGAACCTTGCAGATGCCCGGCGAGAAGGTGCTACCCTGATAGGGGTTGGGACAGGTGTCTGCTTTTTAGCGCAGTCCGGGATCCTGGATGGTCATGCCGCCACCACCCACTGGCATTATGCAGAGCAGTTTAAACGTAGCTATCCGCTCGTTGCATTGCGCCCCGATTACTTTATTACTCAATCAGATCGTTTATATACGGTAGCAAGCCTGAACGCACTGGCTGATGTCATTGTGCATTTTATTGCCCAGTTTTATGGTCAGGAAGCCGCCAATCATGTGCAACAAAACTTTTCTCATGAAGTGCGTAAACCCTATGAAGAGCAACGCTATCTTGAAGGTGCCGTCGATCGGCACAGCGATGAGCAAATAGCCTCTATCCAGTTTTGGCTGCGCAACAATTGCGCTGATGAGATCACCTTTCCCGATGTCGCAACACAGTTTGGTATGAGTTACCGTACCTTTAATCGCCGCTTTAAAGCAGCCACCGGCCAGACCGCTGCGAATTATTTACAATCTGTCCGGGTTCGTCAGGTTACCGAGCTGTTGGCTTCGACCAACCTTAGCATTCAGGAAATCGCCCTTGCCTGCGGCTTTAACTCTCAGGGGCAGCTCACCAGAGTATTTAAAAGCACTATGAACCAGACTCCAAGCCAGTATAGGCAGGTAGTGAGGAAAAAACTATTCTCCTGA